From the genome of Aspergillus chevalieri M1 DNA, chromosome 8, nearly complete sequence, one region includes:
- the SEC10 gene encoding exocyst subunit SEC10 (BUSCO:EOG09260WUS;~COG:U;~EggNog:ENOG410PH9F;~InterPro:IPR009976,IPR033960;~PFAM:PF07393;~TransMembrane:1 (o640-659i);~go_component: GO:0000145 - exocyst [Evidence IEA];~go_component: GO:0005737 - cytoplasm [Evidence IEA];~go_process: GO:0006887 - exocytosis [Evidence IEA]): MPDNASINSSNPASRSVYPKGPSFTLEDFSNRDFIVKEFIESLSDSAISNRRSTIGSASGNQPFDPKPLIRTFENAQRRLGELSGDLEIKENELSAAARRAEAQHAQNVSSLGRKLKQTIDSFQQLDTSLNGAGLPSSEVTGGTGNMAVETGKRLEELDRQRRRALDAHFLLECWDGVCNRGDLTLLENLRRSGSGEAKVRSAHIARQLLRISQRLDPKSWDESGGKTNGAFDSSSSLNEDADGGSKRNTREIIEKFSETLEKDLLKQFDDFYRKANFEGMKDCATVLQDFNGGSSVIALFVNQHQFFIDRSQLVTEEVGVDPESWEKLADPDAEPLKVEPSLQSLIDEVKVVVQEESAIIKRAFPYYEQVLGKFLQRVFQQSIQQRLEMVLDNASSVSLLAFLRSLQSSRNYIGALVDDLKLHGLTEHPDPISSQTALVLDQQLEDLFIPYFAGSSYIEREKKNLEELYTSLLFKFTTFHARRKKAATTFMASLAKSGTEFLASARDAYINRLESSEYSPTQRRMLLQLAGLRESSDSQRPSEVKLTEEDGLLSLSDAKRMLKWLAEAVGRGLELSVNNETSRDVSALLNLLLSMMGEGYIEVCLDAALDAATSQETAKNEPDFAYLPGVRSAIGVTNLMVMCINTVLIPLAAGNITARREMEKKTNLTTMRIEEKINTIEQKTIDAVLTWVGKLLSGQKKNDFRPKEGDNAAWLEKLQTPTCASICTFLTRVQNLALSSLPSSGPNVRQLLTEIAFGARNLLLEHFKRFVVNGTGGLMVTKDMTQYTDLLKSWDIDEQVKAPGGALDVLLEVGSLFVIGSEALRERIRGGANTGGSGNNAGARSGRGGGGGTTQVGAGAGLNVQEVRAYVSRREDSNTAAVQNVLNVL; the protein is encoded by the exons ATGCCGGACAATGCGTCCATAAACTCCTCCAACCCCGCGTCCCGCTCCGTCTATCCCAAAGGCCCCAGTTTCACCCTCGAAGACTTCTCAAACCGCGACTTCATCGTCAAGGAATTCATCGAGTCCCTCTCCGACAGCGCAATCTCCAACCGTCGCTCGACCATCGGATCCGCCAGCGGAAACCAACCATTCGACCCCAAACCGCTCATTCGCACGTTTGAAAATGCGCAACGCCGACTGGGTGAGTTATCCGGTGATCTGGAGATTAAAGAGAATGAACTGTCAGCAGCGGCTCGACGAGCAGAAGCACAACACGCGCAGAATGTCAGCTCCCTCGGGCGGAAACTGAAGCAGACGATCGACTCGTTCCAGCAACTGGACACGTCGCTGAATGGAGCAGGTCTTCCTAGCAGCGAGGTGACGGGTGGAACGGGGAATATGGCTGTTGAGACCGGGAAACGGTTGGAAGAGCTCGACCGGCAGAGACGTCGGGCGCTGGATGCGCATTTTCTGCTCGAGTGCTGGGATGGGGTTTGCAATAGGGGAGATCTTACGTTGTTGGAGAACCTACGGAGGTCGGGTAGTGGTGAGGCCAAGGTGCGCTCGGCTCATATTGCGCGGCAATTGCTGCGGATTAGCCAGAGGCTTGATCCTAAGAGTTGGGATGAGTCTGGTGGGAAGACGAATGGTGCGTTCGATAGCTCCTCGTCTCTGAACGAGGACGCGGATGGCGGCAGCAAGCGGAACACAAGAGAAATTATTGAGAAGTTCTCGGAAACTCTCGAGAAGGACCTGTTGAAGCAGTTCGACGATTTCTACCGGAAAGCCAACTTCGAAGGCATGAAGGATTGTGCGACGGTTCTCCAGGATTTCAATGGAGGTTCAAGTGTCATCGCTTTGTTCGTCAATCAACATCAGTTCTTCATCGACCGCAGTCAATTGGTTACAGAGGAAGTGGGAGTTGATCCAGAGTCGTGGGAGAAACTGGCCGATCCGGATGCTGAACCTCTGAAAGTCGAGCCCAGTCTCCAGTCGCTGATTGACGAGGTGAAAGTTGTGGTTCAGGAGGAATCAGCTATCATCAAACGCGCCTTTCCGTACTATGAACAGGTTCTTGGAAAATTCCTCCAACGTGTGTTCCAACAGTCCATCCAGCAAAGACTCGAGATGGTGTTGGATAATGCCAGTAGTGTCTCTTTGCTGGCGTTCTTGCGATCTCTGCAGAGCTCGCGCAACTACATTGGTGCCCTAGTCGATGATCTGAAATTGCACGGGTTGACAGAGCACCCGGATCCAATATCCTCACAGACGGCGCTGGTTTTGGACCAGCAATTAGAGGACTTGTTCATACCATATTTCGCTGGTTCATCCTACATTgaaagggagaagaagaacctggAAGAATTATACACGTCTCTGCTGTTCAAGTTTACAACTTTCCACGCCCGACGAAAGAAGGCTGCAACGACGTTCATGGCGTCGCTGGCAAAGTCGGGAACGGAATTCCTCGCTTCTGCTAGAGATGCTTATATCAACCGTCTCGAATCGTCAGAGTACTCGCCAACGCAAAGAAGAATGCTGCTCCAGTTGGCCGGTCTGCGAGAGTCTAGCGATTCTCAACGCCCGAGTGAAGTCAAGCTGACCGAGGAGGACGGTCTTCTAAGTCTATCGGATGCAAAGCGCATGCTCAAATGGCTCGCAGAGGCAGTTGGCCGTGGCCTGGAATTGAGCGTAAACAACGAAACGTCAAGAGATGTATCCGCGCTTCTGAACCTCCTGCTTTCAATGATGGGTGAAGGATACATTGAAGTCTGCCTCGACGCTGCTCTTGACGCCGCGACGTCGCAGGAAACGGCCAAGAATGAGCCGGACTTTGCATACTTGCCCGGTGTTCGGAGCGCCATCGGCGTCACGAACTTGATGGTTATGTGCATCAACACGGTACTTATCCCGCTTGCGGCGGGCAACATCACGGCGCGGAGAgaaatggaaaagaaaaccaaCCTGACTACAATGCGTATTGAAGAGAAGATCAATACGATTGAACAGAAGACTATCGATGCCGTCTTGACGTGGGTAGGCAAGCTTCTATCGGGTCAGAAGAAGAATGATTTCAGACCCAAAGAAGGCGATAACGCGGCCTGGTTGGAGAAGCTGCAGACGCCC ACATGCGCATCGATCTGTACCTTCTTAACCCGCGTGCAAAACCTCGCACTCTCGTCGCTACCATCTAGCGGCCCCAATGTCCGCCAACTACTAACAGAAATCGCCTTCGGAGCCCGCAACCTCCTCCTGGAGCACTTCAAGCGCTTCGTCGTCAACGGCACCGGAGGCCTCATGGTCACCAAGGACATGACGCAGTACACAGACCTCTTGAAATCATGGGACATCGACGAACAAGTCAAAGCACCCGGCGGCGCCCTGGACGTCCTCCTCGAAGTCGGCAGTCTCTTCGTCATCGGATCTGAAGCTCTCCGCGAACGGATCCGCGGCGGCGCTAATACCGGAGGATCGGGTAATAATGCTGGTGCGCGGTCCGGACGGGGTGGCGGGGGTGGGACGACGCAGGTTGGAGCCGGGGCTGGGCTTAATGTACAAGAAGTGCGGGCGTATGTGTCGAGGAGAGAGGATTCGAATACGGCTGCGGTGCAAAATGTGCTTAATGTTTTGTAA